The genomic segment ATCATGACTACTACAGTATTTCTCAAAATTaccacacatccatccatcatctactgctttatcctccgctGGAGgatcgtggggggtgctgtgccaatctcatctGACATAGGGCGGGGTTAcaaccctggacagttcgccagtccatcgcagggccacacacatagagacaaactaccattcactctcacattcacacctatggtcaatttagagtggcCAATTTACCAAATCTCAAAATTACCAATATACCAAAATGTAACCACTCAATAGGTGGTAGACTGTAGACGCTAATACTTGGGAGGCGAATACTGTAggaaatattttattcattcaaataacaGAGTGATCAACACAAGGAAAGGGACGGTGGGGACAAAACATTGGAcagatgataaataaatacactaatAGTATTTAGAAACACcaaatttaaaagaaacaaaatattaCAACATGAAATTTGTTTCTATGTTTATCTACATCTACAGTGCATGACGCAAAAATAGTGCACAACGATCATCAAGTACATAAAGCCGGTTCTGGCCAACCTGCCGTTATTATGGAAGCGGACGATGACAAAAGAGTATGCTAATGGTAGGCAAATAGAAAAAGAGCTCAGCGCATGGAATATAATATAGTCCACCGGATGAtttgcatgtacagtatatcatgaCAAAATCCTTATATAATTTAACACTGATTGTCAGTGCATTGGGGGGAAATAGAGAACAATGACTCAGTACTGTGTCGTACATACATAAATACTTTGTCAGTATttttacaaacaataaatatactCTGGCTAAGGATTTTATTTGAGAAGAAATAAGGATTTCAGGTACGACTTCACCTTCATCCAAGGTGAGTGGAGAAGTTAAGTCATCTTAAGAGACGTATAATAAAAGTTTTTATCTGAAAGTAATCTGCATCCATACTGATAAAAATGAGACCATTTAGGCATTTACACTGGTTGATTCTCTCTTTTGAAATTTGCTTAGTCTCAGAAGTTACTACCAACAAGAAACGACAATGGTTTGAAAGTGAGAATCAGGATTTCTGTTCTTAGAGCCACGGAAAAGAAACTATTCGTTCACAGCTGATGGTCGATTTTTAGCAGATAAGAACCAATCTGGAAGCAAATGTTGGTAACTGTGTTTAACCAGGGTTGTACACCTTGGTTCACATCAATTTCCAAGGACTTTCCAAGACCCAAATCAAGgcccaaatgtgctgacacagcatAAGATGGGAAAGCAACTTGTAAGAGACTCTtcggcgtccacttttattgatttgcagcacgctctgcatctggacaagtgattgtcaaAATTTTGGTCAAAATCTTCTTTCGTGAGACAGAGAGGTTGGAATTTTCgtttcccaggcatcacagaGTCACTTGCTCTCTCTCGCTTAACGTTACTCGCCCGTTGTTCTGCAGGGAAACACAAACTCTCGATCGGAATGAGATCGATAGTCGAGATACTACTGCAGTTGAGATATTATTGCATATTTACAGGagtggggtagctcagtggttaagaccggtaccctgtgtgcaaaagacattcatggttgcaagttcagCTCCatccctggcaggttgtactcaattcccttgtaaattgctttggataaaagcgtctgctaaatgtaatgtaatgtaatttaccTTCAACTGGACCCAAACTGGCTTAAGGCACactacacatttaaacacttcactgaagatatttctcgactcaggggaaactgaggttgggaagcacaatttttcaaaaatactacccctattctagtaatacaaagctaaatgcaaattaagtcaagtattcctttaaatatttttagtttaaatTGACATGGGTACCAACTAACCACCAGCTAAACTTGTTTTGCTCTGCAATGTAATAGATGAACCAGAAAATTAGAAACTGAAACAATGACTagattaatccattactaaattaatggtcaaccattttgataatcgattaatcgtttggaacaaacactgattaaacattttttaacgtttcctgacattttatggaccaaacgattactcaattaatcgtgaaaataatcaacagaatagttagttgcagctctacaggAAATCCCCGACTTTAACAAGCTTACAGGGGAGCATATCGCCCGCCGAGCATAGCAAGGGTGGATGCACTTCAATCAATAAACTCATTCCCCTGCTAGTCTTTATAAACTGGCGCTATGATTTAGCTCGACTTAATTGTGCGTGGAAACATACCGATTGTTCTCAAAGATCTCAGTTTAAACCGGTCAAAAATGTAATGCAGCCCAAACgttttcaatgttttctgtttcGAGGCTTTAAGATATTTGGAGCCgaaatcatacatttttaaactgagACTAAATAATGTGAATGCAGCCTTAAAGGGTCAAAAATGAACCGTATACTTGTAGTTCAAAGATTGAAGCGCAGCTAAAGTTGTGATCCCGCAAGtcctgactttttttaaatccgCAATCCTTTACTACCTTGACTTCATTGGGTCGAGTGTAACTCAAAAGGTATCACTGGGCATCGCTGCTCTCCTCTTTACGTTGAAAGCCcatgttgttctttttcaccATGGCAGCATAAAGGCCGTCTTTCTTCAGCAGCTCATCGTGCCTGCCCTCCTCCTTTATGGTCCCTTCACTGAGCACAGCGATGTGACTGGCGTTCTCTACAATGCTCATCTTGTTGGAAatcagcagcacagagcagtTGTTGGTATGGTTCAACAAAGCCTGCAGGACCTGTCAGGTACAACCACAACTTGTTACATGTAGAAAAAGAGTTCAGAGAAAATTAGTCGAATTTGAAGAACAGTGCAATTTCCTACCTGGTATTCATTCTCAGAGTCCAAATCACTGGTGGCGTTGTCCAGTATCAGGATTTGGGGATTTCTGATTAAAGCTCTAGCAATGGCAATGCGCTGCTTCTGGCCTCCAGACACCTGACCTCCCTTCTCCCCGGCATCTACGCAACACAACGACATATGAGTTTATGGACATCCTTAGGGAACAATGAGTGTCTTTCATATTCGGAGACAACAataaaccctttaaaaaaagagagaattaaaatggaaaatgaaaaagaagctCAATGTGAACCTGTTTCATATTGATTCGGCAGCCCCAGGATGAACTCATGGGCGTTAGCCAGCTTGGCAGCCCTGTACATCTCCTCATCTGACGCGTGGCTGTAGCCATACTTGATGTTCTCCCGCACAGAGCAAGAGAACAGCACACAGTCCTGGCTCACCACGGCAatctacaaacaaacaaacaaacaggataaAGAGGAAAAGTCAACAGCTGCATAATTGTCAACACTGAGGAGAACATTTTCAGTAACTTGTGATTCACCTTCCGTATATAATCATTCTTGCACGGCTCTGGGCTCTAATTTAATTTTCATGTTCTGGTCTTGGCTGCAGAACTTAACACATTTGCCATCTTGAATTATAGTCAATTTCTTGCAGCGTGATGgcttaaaaaaaccctcaggACGTCAATTACTCCCTTTTACAAGTTGTGGATTGTATAgtattgtacttttttaaatcagtctaCTTGATCTAAATCTACTTGATTCCTGGTCTGAAAAAGGATTGAACAGTTGGTTTTATGGAAAAGTCCAGAAAGACTTCTCGCAGATTcttctgggatttttttttttccataaacactCAACATGAACTTGATCAGCagtcagtgttttcttcatgtcttcatttacATAAAAGCACAATTAAATGATCTGATTTTGACAGGCACAGTGTCGGCGAATTCTCCGGAAGTagaagtagtagaagaagaagcttcacttccacTTCCACAGTAAACAAACGCTGCACGTGTCCGTGTGTCCTCTCGCTGTTCACTATCATTTTTCCTCCTCGACCGCAtctgtgacttttcttttaGAATGGAAATACAGCAAAGGgatcatcattttttattatgtgGATCAGACAAGTGATGGCatcaaaccaggaagtcatgatcgGTCATCAACTGTTTCAGTCATGCATGAATAATCTTACATATAGCCTCTTTTATAGCCACTTTCTTGTGCCCTAACAGTGTTGCCAACTACTTTCGAATGGAAAGTAGCTAAAGCCAGCCTGAAACGCCGCAAGGTGCTGCCAGAACACGCCACTTAGAACacttatttgcatatttgtgaCCTCATCACAAATGATACCTGTGTTGAATGTACAGTTGAGTAAAATGAGGGAGCAATTAAAGCAAAACCCATCTTCACGGACACAggacacatgcatgcatacttggactcggcaagttgtccgattgcctgtcttagtcggactacagGCCTCGATTAAACTAAGTGCTTCTTTCCAGCCAGAGACCAGCTCTCCGCCCCTGCAGTAAAGAGAGTCAGAGGCTAACTCATGTGGCATAACTGAAGAGTCCTTCCTCGCATAGTAGCAAGGGTTATGCCAGGAAGTTGCTTGATTTGTCGCTACTCTCTTTTATGAAAAAGTGGAACACATCACGTTCGCACCCACCTTGTCATGTAGGAACTGGTTTGTGTAGCTTGTCAGCGGTTTCCCGTCCAGGAGGATCTCGCCTGCTTGTGGCTGGTAAAACCTTTCCAGCAGCTTAACGCAGGTGGACTTCCCTGCTCTATTAAGGCCCACAAGAGCGGTGATTTGGCCTGGCTTTAACTCCAGAGACACATCCTGGTGTGAAAGAGTAATATGTTTACATATAATGAGAGGAAATAGTCGGAACTGTAACTTAGAGTTGAACACAAATCCACACATACCTTAAgaataattttgttttcatctgtgctgCCAGAGTAtgaaaatctgacatttttgaACTGAATGCGTCCTTCAAGATTTTCAGGAGCCAaagtgccctctgctggcacTTGAGGTTTCTGATCCAAATATTCAAAGATCTTTTCAGAGCGACCGATTGCCTTCCTCACCTCTGGGTAACACCTGATGACGGCCTGCAAGAGAAGTACTCATGAAAGTCAAGCAAAAATTCAGCAAACTTTGAACAAAACCATGAGGTTCTTATTGGCAGGCAGCTCACGTCAACAGCTGAGGCAAACTGTAGCTCATACAAGACGAAGGACACCAAGTCTCCGCTGCTAACTGTCCCGCTGGTCACAAGAGTCCCTCCATAGTACAGAATAAACACCTTCATGGCCAAAGTGTTAATCTGGGAGAACATAAAAGAAATTTTACAATCATGGTTAGCTTTCTTTCTGCACATTAAGACAGTTTTTCACTTCATCAAACATGCGTGCCAGCTGTATTTTGCACTAATGCTGGGCTCAGATTACAGGAATTCTAAGACTCATTTAACCCTAATTTGATGCTTTGTGGCTGAGATTTGGGTCTTGATTAGACCTCATTAGATTGTATGTACTGCACTTCGGTCCACcctgtggtttaaaaatgtgctttataaatagaattggattggattgatgATGGCATTCTCTTCCATCGATGTTCAGAGACAGAGCAACAGCAAGGGACATCCTGCTCTCTGTGTGGTTTTGTCTTGACACGTGGTTGTTTATCACAAGATGAAGGaaagcttttgttgtttgtgttgtgttgttccTTGTTATGGGAATCACTTTGCGTTGCGCTGctttgtatgaaaggtgctatatgaATTCAGTCTGGTTGGTTGGTAGGTAGTTTGCTTGGTTGTTTGAAAGGTCAATTGGTTGCCTGCATGCTTGGTTAGTTGGTTTCCTGCTTGGTTGGCTGCTTGCTTGGTTGATTGTTGCCTGCTTGCTTGCTTAGTTGCCTGCTTGCTTGCTTGGTTGGTTGCCTGCTTGCTTATTAGCTTGATTGGTTGGTTGCCTGCTTGCTTATTAGCTTGGTTGGTTGGTTGCCTGCTTGCTTAGTTGCTTGCTTGGTTGATTGGTTGGCTGGTTGCCTGCTTGCTTATTAGCTTGGTTGGTTGCCTGCTTGCTTAGTTGCTTGCTTGGTTTATTGGTTGGTTGGCTGGTTGAATGCTTGCTTATTAGCTTGATTGGTTGGTTGCCTGCTTGCTTATTAGCTTGGTTGGTTGGTTGCCTGATTGCTTAGATGCTTGCttggttgattggttggttggctgGTTGTCTCCTTGCTTGGTCACCAGCTTGCTTGCTTTGTTGGTTTCCTGCGTGCTTGGTTGGTTGGTTTCCTGCTTTGGATGGCTGGTTGGCTGCATGCTTGGTTGATTGGTGGCctgcttgcttgcttgcttgcaTGCTTGGTTGGTTTGTTGCCTGCTTGCTTGGTTGGTTTGTTACCTGCTTGGTTGATTAGTTACTTGATTGATAGCTTGGTACCCTAAGAGAAAGCTGACAAAAATACTGTACCATACCAAAGGTACAGTAGGGATGCAGCAGTTATTTTGGTAACCTCAATGTTTGACACTGGGAAAGTGATAGTATGTGATGTAATGGAACTGTATTGAACTGTACCGAAATGTGCCAAACTGTACTGCTTTGAGGAAATGGGTCTTAAAGAGGCTAAAGTTACAAGCTTAGTAATGATtgcaaatacattaaaatgcagGTCAATATTAAACTCACGCTGTTGGCCCAGGAAGAGGCTGCATAGGCCATCGATTCTGTTTTGTTGAGGTTGTAAATGTCATTCAACCGCTGTCTGTATTTCTCTGTCTCACCATCTTCATTAGCAAAGCTTCTCACTGTCCTAATGCAGGAGAAGGTGTCTGTGGCCACCTGGTTGGCCTTGGCCACAGACTCCTGAACCTGTTTAGCAATGGTCTgatacaaagacaaaagagacaaagttaAGTCTGAGCCAAAGAAAATGCATGGAAACTTGAATTTTTGATTACTGAGCGTATATTTCTTGAGGAATCTGGGAATTTTGGGTTTACCTGGTGGAAATTTCCGGTGATTTCGGGGATGACCCAGATGATAGGCAGTGCCAAGCAAGTGAGCAAGGT from the Solea senegalensis isolate Sse05_10M linkage group LG9, IFAPA_SoseM_1, whole genome shotgun sequence genome contains:
- the tap1 gene encoding antigen peptide transporter 1, producing MQKMSYFSPLLLVCLDLCVVYAVRLAQLSPLLTPHPFLTLWGGGVIRACLLISLTLSYPGCLPWMRSFAGLQSVGVLCFVFPVYTTLLWFLEQCTMEELWGWHSWEKVIQGYGVTAVAWLYWSRYVSSLLTSSSQYVVSLFMKKPSVKPEEDTVTILKRLLEYLMPYSWRFVVVLTCVILASYGEMAIPRYSGRVAEWIDKEEAPDAFTEAITIMALMTIAGAVLEFLGDLLYNATMSYVHSSLQGNVFQAVLRREIGFFDSSPTGELVSRITTDTYEINEALSDELSLVMWYTARFGFLLYFMVCQSWKMTLLTCLALPIIWVIPEITGNFHQTIAKQVQESVAKANQVATDTFSCIRTVRSFANEDGETEKYRQRLNDIYNLNKTESMAYAASSWANSINTLAMKVFILYYGGTLVTSGTVSSGDLVSFVLYELQFASAVDAVIRCYPEVRKAIGRSEKIFEYLDQKPQVPAEGTLAPENLEGRIQFKNVRFSYSGSTDENKIILKDVSLELKPGQITALVGLNRAGKSTCVKLLERFYQPQAGEILLDGKPLTSYTNQFLHDKIAVVSQDCVLFSCSVRENIKYGYSHASDEEMYRAAKLANAHEFILGLPNQYETDAGEKGGQVSGGQKQRIAIARALIRNPQILILDNATSDLDSENEYQVLQALLNHTNNCSVLLISNKMSIVENASHIAVLSEGTIKEEGRHDELLKKDGLYAAMVKKNNMGFQRKEESSDAQ